The Agromyces mariniharenae sequence GGCACGTGCAGGAGCAGCGGGCCGCCCGAGAGGTCGAGCACCGCGAGGGCGTACACGGTGTCGTTGTTGATGCTCACGAACGTGTCCGACGGCGACCCGAGCTTCGTCGCATGCGCGAACCGATTGATCCCAGACGGTGGCAGCGAGCCGAGCCCGTGCGTCGCGATCGCCTGCATCGACGACACGTTGTACACCATCGGGTACCCGAAGACGTACGCGTCGACGAGGAACTCCTCGGTCCAGCCCATCGATCCCCCTCCTGCGCGCCACGCGGCGCGACTCCCGCCTCACACGCTACGCGTGGCGCGCCGTTCGAGCGAGAAGTAGAACAGCGTGTACACGGCTGCGGACACGACGATCCCGATCGCGAAGAGCCAGGCGCTCGGCCGCTCCCACTCGAAGTCGGCGAGCCGCACGACGATCGCGAGCAGGATGCACGCGAGGCTCACGAGCTGCGCCTGGAACACGCGGCGGAACGCCGACCAGCGGTCGTCCCAGAGCATCCAGATGTTCACCAGGCCGGGCAGGGTGAGCACCGCACCGACGACCCGGGCGGTGAGCGGCGTGACCTCCCACGCCCATGCGCCGATCAGCAGCGACGGCACGGTGAAGAGCACGAGGCCGGTCACGGTGGATGCCGCGCCGACGAGCGCGAGCACGTAGCGCCACGGCGCGGGGATCTCGACGTCGTCTCCCTCGGGCATCCCGTCGTCCTCGCGGACGTTGAGGATGAGCGCCACGAGCACGAGCACCGGGGTCGAGACGTAGAGCGCCACCCACGTGATGAACGAGACGTGCCCGAAGTGGAACCGGTCCCAGTGCAGGAAGGTGGCGATGCCGAGCAGCGTCGCGAACACGAGCACGGCGGGGAACCCGTGCCGCACCCGGTGCCAGCGCCGCTGCACGGCGACCTGCACGAAGAACCAGATCCCGCCGGCGTACGCCGAGCCGAGCAGCATCGCGGTCACCGGCGGCTGGATGGTCCAGGCGAAGTGCTGCTCGGTGCCGCCCGGAAGCACGAGCAGCAGGAACGCGGCCGCGACGAGGAACGGGATGATGACGAACGCGAGCACGCGCGTGTACGGGAGCACGCGGTCCTCGGGGCCGGCGCGGTGGCGCTCGGCGGCGTCGGTTCCGGGTGCGGTCTCGCTCATGGGTGCCTCCTCGATGGGGCGGATGCCGCGGGGCTCGGTGGTCAGGTGGCGGATGCCGCGGCATCCGCCGTCTCGCGCTGCAGCGCGAACGCGACCGCGTCGTCGACGTGCATCCGGCGCCCGCGCGCGCGGGCCGCCTCGAACACGTCGCGGCCCGGTCCGGCGAGGATCGGATCGACGAACTGCTGGTGGAACGAGAACGAGGGCGCGTTGTACAGCCCCGTCCGCTCCCGCACGATCTGCGCGGCCCCGAGCAGCGTGCCCGCGCGGGGGAGGTCACCGGCGGCCGCGGCCACGGCCGTGAGCCCCTCGAGCCCGTACGCGACGCCGTCGTCGTGGTGCAGCCGGATCGACTCGCTGAGGCTCTCCTCGAAGCAGTCGCGAGCGACGGAGAAGTCGCCGACCAGCACCTCGGCCCAGCCCAGGTGGTGCAGCGCGATCGCCTCGCCGAGCGAGTCGTGCTGCCGCCGCGCCACCGCGAGGCTCGCCTCGAACCGCTCGACGGCCGCGCGCACGTCCCGGCTGAGGAGCGCCACGCGCCCGGTCGTGACGAGCGCCATCGCCTCGCCCCACGTGTCGTCGGCCTCGCGGAACAGGCCGAGGCTGCCCTCGAGCGCCTCGCCCGCACGCGCGACGTCGGGCTCGCGTGAGGCGAGCAGCGCGAGCGCGAGCGAGATGAGGGCGAGCGCCTCCCCCGACCGCTCGCCCTCGGTGCGGAACAAGGCGGCGCTCTCGCCGAGCCCGGGCACGAGGAGCTCGTCGGGATCCTGCCAGAACCCGATCGCACGGGTGAAGTAGAGGGCACGCGCTCGCGTGGCGGCGTCGAGCTCGTCGCCCGAGTCGAGCACCTCCTGCATCCAGGCGTGCACCTCGCCGAGGTGGCCGTCGACCCACCAGTACACGTAGAGCGTCCACGCGAACTGCGCGGCGACGGTCCACTGCCGGGTGTCGAGCAGGTGACGCACGGCGGACCGCAGGTTGTCGCCCTCCTCGTGGAGCCGGGCGATCCATGCGAGCTGCGTGGCGCCCTCGAGCTCGTGCTCGGCCTGCTCGCCGAGCCGCACGTAGTACTGCGCGTGCCGGTCGCGCAGCGCGCGCAGGTCGTCCCGGCCGTCGAGGCGGTCGCGTGCGTACTCGCGCACGGTCGAGAGCATGGTGAACACCGCGCGGTCCCCGCGGTCCTGCTGGCGCACGAGGCTGCCGTCGACGAGGGCGGCGAGGTCGTCGAGGGTGTCGGCGCCCGCGATGCCCTCGGCGATCCAGTCGGCGGCGTCGAACGTGAACACGCCGGAGAACAGGCCGAGCCGGGCGAGCAGCTCCCGCTGGGTCGGCGTGAGCAGCTGCGTGCTCCACTCGATCGTGGAGCGGATCGTGCGCTGCCGCTCGGGGAGGTCGCGGGCGCCGCCGCGGAGCACGAGCAGGCGCTGGTCGAGCCGGTCGAGGAGCTCCGCCGGCGTGAGCACGCGCCCCCGCGCGGCGGCGAGCTCGAGTGCGAGCGGCACGCCGTCGAGCGCGACCACGATGCGCTCGACGTCCTCGACGTTCTCGGCCGTGAGCTCGAAGTCGGGCTTGGTCGCGCGCACCCGCTCGACGAAGAGCGCGACCGACGGCGTGCCGAGCGCCCGTGCGACGGTCGCGCCGCGTCGCATGTCGGGAAGGGCGAGCGGGCCCAGCTCGACGCCGTGCTCGCCGGTCACCCGCAGGAGGATGCGGCTCGTCGCGAGCACCGTGAGGTGCGGGGCATCCGTCAGCAGGGCGCGGATGGCGGGCGCCGCGTCGACGACCTGCTCCACGTTGTCCAGGAGGAGCAGCAGGCGGCGGTCGCGCACGGCCATGCGCAGCTTCTCGTGCAGCGTGCCGTCGCCGTTGTCGATGATGCCGAGCGCGCTCGCGATGGCGGCGGGCACGAGCGCCGGATCCGTGACGGGCGCGAGGTCGACGAACGCGATGCCGCCGGGGAACCGGTCGCGCACGCGGTTCGCGGCCTCGATCGAGAGCCGGCTCTTGCCGATGCCGCCGGGACCCGTGAGCGTGACGAGCCGCACCGCCTCGTCGGCGAGCAGCTCGGCGACGGCGGCGACCTCCTGTTCGCGGCCGATGAGCGAGGTGAGCGAGGTCGGGAGCTCGACCGTGCCGCCCATCGACGTGAAGGGCGCCTCGTCGGGCTCGGCCGCGCGCGTGAACCGCTCGGCGAGGAGCGTCGCGAGGTCGCCGCGTACGAGCTCCGCGAGCTGCTGCGGGTCGGTGAAGTGCACGTAGGAGGCGCGGTCGTCGGCCTTGATGCGGGCGAGGAGGTCGACGAGGCGCGGTTCGCGGTCGCCGTCGTCCTTCACGTACACGAGCTTCGGCATGGCCGGCGGCGCCAGCCGGTACTCGTCCTCGAGGCCAGAGACGTCCTCCCCCGGCGCCACCCAGCCGTACTGCTCGCCGTAGAGCCCGATGAAGATGTCGCTCTGCGCGAGGTAGGCGCGGTAGAGGTCGCGCGGCGGATGCGGTCGCGCCCCGAGCTCGAACATCACGGGTGCCAGGTTGAGCTGCTCGATCGCGGCGCGCACCGCGCGGCGCTCGGGCGCGAGCTCCCGGAGCGTGGAGCTCACGAACACGCGCAGGCGCTGGTCTGGCGTGCGGATCGCCGGATCGGCGGGGATCATGCCTTCGAGTCTGTTCCCCGCGGCATCCGGCTGTAAATACCCATCACGGGGCTCGCCGGGCGCGCGTGCTGGCGGCCCGCCGCAGCCCGGCGGTACAGTGGCGCCGTGGCGGCCTTCCGCCGCTCGCCGCGCCGCTCCGGGGGGAGTCGAATGGTTGCCCAGCAGCACTCCGCCGGCCAGCCGGTGATCCTCGTGGTCTCGGCCGACGAGGACGTGCGCGCGTCCCTGCTCGAGCCGCTGCGACGGCGCTACGCCGACGACTATCGCGTGGTCGAGGCCGACGGTCCGGCGAGGGCCGTCGCGGCCGTCGAGGAGCTCGCCGCGATCGAGGGCGGCAGCATGGCGCTCGTGCTGTCGGATGACGCGTCGCCCGTCGACGACCACGAGAGCGTCTTCGCGGCGGCCCGTCGCCGGTTCCCCGACGTGCGCCGCGGGCTCGTCATCGAGTGGGGCTCCTGGGCCGACCGGGTCACGTCGGATGCGGTGCTGCAGCTCATGACGCACGTGCAGATCGACTACTACGTGGTGCGGCCGACGCACTCGCCCGACGAGTCGTTCCACCGGGCGATCACCGACTTCCTCCGCGAGCACGAGGCCGCGGCGGGCAAGCGCCATCGGGCCTACACGGTCATCGGCGACGTCTCGCAGCCCCGTACGCACGAGCTGCGCAACCGCCTCGCCCGTGCGGGCGTGCCGGCCGATCACCTCGATCCCACCGCCGCCGACGCGCAGTCGATGCTGGATGCCGCGGGCGTCGCGTACACCGGCGTGCCGCTCGTGCGCACGGCCGACGGTCGCGTGCTCGTCGATCCCGACGACGCGGAGCTCGCCCGCGCCTACGGGCTCTCGACCTCCCTGCCCGATCACGTCGTCGACGTGGTCGTGATCGGCGCCGGGCCCTCGGGGCTCGCCGCGGCGGTCTACGCCTCGTCGGAGGGCCTCGACACCCTCGTGCTCGAGGGCGAGTCGATCGGCGGGCAGGCGGGGTCGAGCTCGCTCATCCGCAACTACCTCGGATTCTCGCGCGGCGTCTCGGGCGCCGAGCTCGCGCAGCGCGCCTACCAGCAGGCATGGGTGTTCGGCGCGCAGTTCGCCCACACGCGCCGGGTCACGGGCGTGCGAATGGTCGACGACGGGTTCGAGGTCGTCGTGTCCGCCGCCGGCGCGAACGGCGCCGCGGGCGACGTGGTGCGGGCACGGGCCGTGGTGCTCGCGTCGGGCGTGACGTACCGCCGGCTCGCGGCCCCGGGCCTGGCGCGGTTCGTGGGCTCGTCGGTGTTCTACGGCGCGTCCTCGGTCGAGGCGCGGGCCCAGACGGGCCGCGACGTGCTCGTCGTCGGCGGCGGCAACTCCGCCGGGCAGGCGGCGCTGCACCTCGCGCGGTACGCCCGGTCGGTGTCGCTCGTCGTGCGGGGTCCGTCCCTCGCCGCGAGCATGTCGCAGTACCTCATCGACCAGCTCGATGCCGCGGGCGTCGGGCTCATCACCGGTTCCCACGTCGTGGATGCCGGCGCCACCCGCGACCCCGACCGCCTCGACCACGTCGTGCTCCAGCGCTCGGACAGCGGCGAGCAGGTCTCGGTGCCGGCCGACGCGGTGTTCATCACCATCGGCGCCCGGCCGCACACCGAGTGGCTGCCGCCCGAGGTGCTGCGCGACCAGTGGGGCTCCGTGATCACGGGCGCCGAGGTGCTCGAGGAGGGCGGCCGCCGCGCGTGGCTCGGCAGCGGACGCGACCCGTTCCCGCTCGAGTCGTCGGTGCCCGGCTTCTTCGCGGTGGGCGACGTGCGGCGCGGCTCGATCAAGCGCGTCGCCTCGGCGGTCGGCGAGGGCTCGGTCGTGATCTCCACGGTGCACCAGCACCTCGGGCCGCACGTCGGCGGTTGAGCACCCGGCTTGCTCTGGCGCCAGCGCCGGAATCCCGTTCGTGCGCTCGAGTCCCGCACGTTCGGGATTCCAGCGCACGAACGGGATTCCGTGCGATCGACGCTCCGGCGGCTACGCCGACTGCACCCGGTCGAGCTCCGCATAGCGCCCGCCCGCCGCGAGCAGCTCGTCGTGCGAGCCGACCTCGACGATGCGTCCGCGCTCGAGCACGACGATGCGATCC is a genomic window containing:
- a CDS encoding FAD-dependent oxidoreductase; this translates as MVAQQHSAGQPVILVVSADEDVRASLLEPLRRRYADDYRVVEADGPARAVAAVEELAAIEGGSMALVLSDDASPVDDHESVFAAARRRFPDVRRGLVIEWGSWADRVTSDAVLQLMTHVQIDYYVVRPTHSPDESFHRAITDFLREHEAAAGKRHRAYTVIGDVSQPRTHELRNRLARAGVPADHLDPTAADAQSMLDAAGVAYTGVPLVRTADGRVLVDPDDAELARAYGLSTSLPDHVVDVVVIGAGPSGLAAAVYASSEGLDTLVLEGESIGGQAGSSSLIRNYLGFSRGVSGAELAQRAYQQAWVFGAQFAHTRRVTGVRMVDDGFEVVVSAAGANGAAGDVVRARAVVLASGVTYRRLAAPGLARFVGSSVFYGASSVEARAQTGRDVLVVGGGNSAGQAALHLARYARSVSLVVRGPSLAASMSQYLIDQLDAAGVGLITGSHVVDAGATRDPDRLDHVVLQRSDSGEQVSVPADAVFITIGARPHTEWLPPEVLRDQWGSVITGAEVLEEGGRRAWLGSGRDPFPLESSVPGFFAVGDVRRGSIKRVASAVGEGSVVISTVHQHLGPHVGG
- a CDS encoding ATP-binding protein; translation: MIPADPAIRTPDQRLRVFVSSTLRELAPERRAVRAAIEQLNLAPVMFELGARPHPPRDLYRAYLAQSDIFIGLYGEQYGWVAPGEDVSGLEDEYRLAPPAMPKLVYVKDDGDREPRLVDLLARIKADDRASYVHFTDPQQLAELVRGDLATLLAERFTRAAEPDEAPFTSMGGTVELPTSLTSLIGREQEVAAVAELLADEAVRLVTLTGPGGIGKSRLSIEAANRVRDRFPGGIAFVDLAPVTDPALVPAAIASALGIIDNGDGTLHEKLRMAVRDRRLLLLLDNVEQVVDAAPAIRALLTDAPHLTVLATSRILLRVTGEHGVELGPLALPDMRRGATVARALGTPSVALFVERVRATKPDFELTAENVEDVERIVVALDGVPLALELAAARGRVLTPAELLDRLDQRLLVLRGGARDLPERQRTIRSTIEWSTQLLTPTQRELLARLGLFSGVFTFDAADWIAEGIAGADTLDDLAALVDGSLVRQQDRGDRAVFTMLSTVREYARDRLDGRDDLRALRDRHAQYYVRLGEQAEHELEGATQLAWIARLHEEGDNLRSAVRHLLDTRQWTVAAQFAWTLYVYWWVDGHLGEVHAWMQEVLDSGDELDAATRARALYFTRAIGFWQDPDELLVPGLGESAALFRTEGERSGEALALISLALALLASREPDVARAGEALEGSLGLFREADDTWGEAMALVTTGRVALLSRDVRAAVERFEASLAVARRQHDSLGEAIALHHLGWAEVLVGDFSVARDCFEESLSESIRLHHDDGVAYGLEGLTAVAAAAGDLPRAGTLLGAAQIVRERTGLYNAPSFSFHQQFVDPILAGPGRDVFEAARARGRRMHVDDAVAFALQRETADAAASAT